The Candidatus Latescibacter sp. genome contains the following window.
AGATCCGACGATCCCGACCGCCGGGGACAGCAACTCCTCGTGCGCAGCGAGGTGATGCGGGGACGGTTCCGCGAGAGCCCGGATCGCCCGAAACCCTTCACTCCGGGCGAGATCACCGAGGTTTCCTTCGAGCTCCAGGACGTTCTTCACACGTTCGCGCGCGGGCACCGCATCATGGTGCATGTCCAGAGCTCATGGTTCCCCATGGTCGACCGAAACCCGCAGACGTACGTTCCGAATATCTTCAAGGCCGACGAGAAGGATTTCGTCGCGGTCACGAACACCCTGCACCGCTCGAAGGACGCCCCCAGCCGTCTCGAAGCGGGAGTTCTCCCCGGGGAGAAATAACGATGCCGATCCAGGATCATCCGGGAAAAGGAACCTTCTGAATTCTTTTATTGGAAAAAAGACTTGACAAAGACCCGAAAAAGCGTTATATAGTTCAATAGTTTCTAAACAGTATAGTTTATAAACCATTATTCGAGGGTTTCGCCATGTCGGACCTGTTTGTGCGTCATGCAGAAATCTGTAAGACTTTTTCAAACCCAAGGCGTCTGGAAATAATCAGCGCGCTCCGTGACAAGAAGGAATTGACCGCAAGCCAATTGCTGGAACTGATCGATACCAGCAAAGCAAATCTCTCTCAGCACATGGCTGTTCTTGTTCAGAAGGGTGTTGTGAAATCGAGGCGGGAAGGAATAAACGTTTTCTACCAGCTTTCCGACGAACGCATCACCAAAGCGTGCGACATCATGCGCGAGGTGCTCATCGGCAGGCTGGAATCCGAGGCGAAAGCCCTGGACCAGTTTAAGAAATGATGGGGCGGTCATGATATATCTGGATTACAACGCGACAACCCCGATAGATGAATCCGTTGCGGATGCCATGATACCGTTCATCCGCGGCGGCTTCGGCAACCCGTCGAGCACTCATGCATACGGAGTCGCCGCAAAAAAGGCGGTAGATACCGCGCGGGAGCAGGTAGCGAATTTTCTGGGTGCGCACCCCGACGAGATTGTTTTCACCGGCGGCGGAAGCGAATCGAACAACGCGGTCATCAAAGGAGTCGCATACTCCCTCCGCGGTAAGGGGAGCCACATCATCACCTCCCGGATAGAGCATCCCTCGGTGTTGAATCCCTGCCGTTTTCTCGAAAAGAACGGGTACGAGGTCACGTATCTCCCCGTTGACCGGTATGGGGCCGTCGATCAGGAGGAAGTCGGGAAAGCCATCACGAGCGGAACGATCCTCGTGACCATAATGCACGCGAACAACGAGACCGGGACTATTCAGCCCGTTTCCGCCATTTCGGCGGTATGCAGGGAAAAGGGCGTGTTTTTTCACACCGACGCCGCCCAATCGGCGGGGAAAATCCCGGTGCGTGTTGATGATATGGGTGTTGACTTCCTCTCGGTCGCCGGGCACAAGCTCTACGCGCCCAAAGGGATCGGCGTCCTTTACATCCGGGATGGGCTTTCCATCGAGCCGCTCATTCACGGCGCCGGGCACGAGATGGGGCGGAGGGCCGGCACCGAGAATGTCATCTTCGCCGTCGGCCTCGGACGCGCGTGCGAAATCGCGACCGCCTCCCTCGAAGACACCGCCGTCAGGGAATTGACGGATTCCTTTTACAAAGGTATGCAATCGCTTTTCGGCGACAGGATGCGGCTCAACGGACATCCCGAGAACCGTCTGCCGAATACCTTATTTGTAAGTTTTAAGGGTCACACGGCATCCTCCGTCATCGATGCCCTGGGTGATGTCGCCGTATCCACCGGCTCCGCCTGTCATTCCGGCTCCACCGGCCTTTCGCCGGTATTGAAAGCGATGGGTGTGAGCGAAAGCGAGGCGGCGGCAGTGATCCGATTCAGCCTTGGACGATACACCACACGGAATGAAATCGACACGGTGTTGGAAAACCTCTCACTTTTGGTTGAGAATACCGGCGGTTAAAAGACTGGAGAAAAAGTCAGATTTTATCTTGTTTCGCCCCTTCCTAGAAACTCACCCCTTGGTCCCCTCTCTCTCCGAGAGAGGGGATAACTCGTTGGGAGCGTGATAGTTCCCCCTCTCTAACTCGTTAGAGAGGGGGGCAGGGGGGTGAGTTAAAAATTCTGGAAAACCAAACGATTCTGACTTTTTCACCAGGCTTTTAAACCATCCAAGCGTTATAAGATCAACCCTAAAATTTTTTCAGAA
Protein-coding sequences here:
- a CDS encoding metalloregulator ArsR/SmtB family transcription factor translates to MSDLFVRHAEICKTFSNPRRLEIISALRDKKELTASQLLELIDTSKANLSQHMAVLVQKGVVKSRREGINVFYQLSDERITKACDIMREVLIGRLESEAKALDQFKK
- a CDS encoding cysteine desulfurase family protein, producing the protein MIYLDYNATTPIDESVADAMIPFIRGGFGNPSSTHAYGVAAKKAVDTAREQVANFLGAHPDEIVFTGGGSESNNAVIKGVAYSLRGKGSHIITSRIEHPSVLNPCRFLEKNGYEVTYLPVDRYGAVDQEEVGKAITSGTILVTIMHANNETGTIQPVSAISAVCREKGVFFHTDAAQSAGKIPVRVDDMGVDFLSVAGHKLYAPKGIGVLYIRDGLSIEPLIHGAGHEMGRRAGTENVIFAVGLGRACEIATASLEDTAVRELTDSFYKGMQSLFGDRMRLNGHPENRLPNTLFVSFKGHTASSVIDALGDVAVSTGSACHSGSTGLSPVLKAMGVSESEAAAVIRFSLGRYTTRNEIDTVLENLSLLVENTGG